Proteins encoded within one genomic window of Arachis ipaensis cultivar K30076 chromosome B08, Araip1.1, whole genome shotgun sequence:
- the LOC107611922 gene encoding la-related protein 1B, with product MSRNLNWRMFELKFSLKPSKLSSSPHGGLSSSPPVGSMPKSFPPFQHPSNQLLEENGFQQQKYVKYHKQCLNDRKKLGIGCSEVMMLLLNKHWMQLMSFNRDEFYYRPTEPLGWWAGGIILGGRDELSGGTWLGSTRDGRVAFLTNFREVERLSKILFIYTKKVFIAIVSLVAN from the exons ATGAGCAG GAATCTGAACTGGAGAATGTTCGAACTCAAATTCAG TCTCAAACCCTCCAAATTGAGTAGTTCGCCACATGGTGGTCTTTCGAGTAGTCCTCCTGTGGGCTCCATGCCAAAATCTTTCCCACCTTTTCAGCATCCAAGTAACCAACTTTTAGAAGAAAACGGTTTCCAACAGCAGAA GTACGTGAAATATCATAAACAATGCTTGAATGATCGAAAGAAACTTGGAATCGGTTGCAGTGAG GTGATGATGTTATTGTTAAATAAGCATTGGATGCAGCTGATGAGTTTCAACAGGGACGAATTCTATTACCG GCCCACAGAGCCGTTAGGATGGTGGGCCGGCGGCATTATATTGGGCGGAAGGGATGAGCTCAGCGGTGGTACATGGTTGGGCTCCACCAGAGATGGAAGGGTGGCTTTCCTCACCAATTTCAGGGAAGTTGAAAGGCTTTCCAAAATCCTTTTTATATATACAAAAAAGGTGTTTATTGCAATTGTTTCCTTGGTTGCAAACTAA
- the LOC107611043 gene encoding uncharacterized protein LOC107611043, whose protein sequence is MDIIKFVWDEIRNPFFESAGFPYSSSSSLLFLLTLSVSLSSAGARSLSYVSLWRRTQYLSLSPLWSCNRGHRCVIERRLPPGSVFLILRHCCQPLPSGGSPNLELNLGIATPGHGLKENRGKLRFPWVPYSMHTGRTMVETNVNSVIGKLSSKRLVATEEHPSPWNGVNPSFFPNQERADRISIDHSKGLPGWPWKMHNQITATLLPPFSVAASSGFSISATFPSSAIFPAISVYYAYQKTWKPFNPILGETYEMVNHGGILGATSYKV, encoded by the exons ATGGATATTATTAAGTTTGTTTGGGATGAAATTCG AAACCCTTTCTTTGAATCGGCAGGTTTTCCATattcttcgtcttcttctctaCTCTTCCTATTGACTCTCTCTGTCTCGCTCTCTTCCGCCGGAGCTCGATCTCTCTCATATGTCTCACTGTGGCGTCGCACTCAATATCTCTCCCTATCTCCTCTCTGGTCTTGCAATCGAGGTCATCGTTGCGTCATAGAGCGTCGCCTTCCTCCTGGTTCCGTCTTCCTCATTCTTCGTCACTGTTGTCAGCCTCTCCCTTCGG GTGGCAGTCCTAATCTTGAACTTAATTTGGGCATAGCAACTCCAGGACATGGTCTGAAAGAAAACAGGGGGAAACTCCGGTTCCCCTGGGTCCCTTACAGCATGCATACTGGAAGAACAATG GTGGAAACCAATGTTAATTCGGTAATTGGTAAGCTATCTTCAAAAAGGCTGGTTGCAACTGAAGAGCATCCTTCTCCGTGGAATGGCGTGAATCCTAGTTTCTTTCCCAATCAG GAGAGAGCTGATAGGATCAGCATAGATCATTCCAAAGGACTACCCGGTTGGCCATGGAAAATGCACAACCAAATCACTGCTACCCTGTTGCCTCCTTTCTCTGTTGCAGCATCATCAGGATTCTCCATCTCAGCTACATTTCCATCGAGCGCCATCTTTCCGGCTATATCTGTGTACTATGCATACCAAAAAACATGGAAGCCTTTTAATCCAATCCTTGGAGAGACCTATGAAATGGTTAACCATGGTGGAATCCTTGGTGCCACCTCCTACAAAGTTTAA